One window from the genome of Cryptococcus tetragattii IND107 chromosome 2, whole genome shotgun sequence encodes:
- a CDS encoding mitochondrial 54S ribosomal protein uL16m: MLNLSIFRPATSRPRLALSLPTFLAPKTPTQGVQQVRFRGQLAPKRTKYRKASKGAPGTQIPTGGSLKGTALHHGTFGLRACSSVRLSAAQLTSCQAAVRRKIKPIKGAQFYLRVFPDIPVCVKGNEQRMGKGKGSFEYWSCRVKPGKVIMEIGGGDIREEIAKAALKLAQARLPLQTEFITLSSPPRLGRIATPALADPPAAQPIPNNLAYLDAKEEGGARRVIMRREERAVEEIVDGLRGLEMKDAAKGIDG; encoded by the exons ATGCTCaacctttccatcttccgcCCAGCGACTTCAAGACCGCGTCTCgccctttctcttcccactttCCTCGCCCCGAAAACCCCCACGCAGGGTGTCCAGCAAGTCAGATTCAGAGGACAGTTAGCCCCGAAGAGAACAAAATACAGGAAGGCTTCTAAGGGTGCCCCCGGA ACTCAAATACCAACT GGTGGTTCTCTAAAAGGAACAGCTCTCCACCACGGCACATTCGGTCTTCGTGCATGCTCCTCCGTCCGACTCTCTGCTGCTCAGTTAACCTCATGTCAAGCGGCCGTCCGCCGAAAGATCAAACCCATCAAGGGCGCCCAATTCTACCTTCGTGTCTTTCCTGATATTCCCGTATGTGTCAAAGGTAATGAGCAACGCatgggaaaggggaagggaagttTCGAGTATTGGAGCTGTAGGGTTAAGCCGGGCAAAGTGATTATGGAAATTGGCGGTGGGGATATCAGGGAGGAAATCGCCAAGGCTG CCTTGAAACTCGCACAAGCCCGTCTCCCCCTTCAAACCGAATTCatcactctttcttccccacctcGTCTCGGCCGCATAGCCACTCCCGCCCTTGCCGATCCTCCTGCGGCCCAACCGATACCAAATAACTTGGCGTACCTTGatgcaaaggaagaaggtggagcGAGGAGGGTCATcatgagaagagaagaaagagctgTCGAGGAGATAGTTGATGGGCTGCGGGGTTtagagatgaaggatgcTGCCAAGGGTATCGATGGGTGA
- a CDS encoding mitochondrial 37S ribosomal protein mS37, with the protein MPPSNFRFKVRATKEALNVPCAPELTSLLSCFATTGDLRHTASCADSAKALHTCMAQGKGKGGKSGSSINYLLGKIRR; encoded by the exons ATGCCTCCCTCCAATTTTCGTTTCAAGGTCCGCGCTACGAAAG AGGCTCTCAATGTCCCCTGCGCACCCGAGTTAACCAGTCTCCTCTCATGCTTCGCCACCACTGGTGATCTTAGACATACTGCTTCTTGCGCAGATAGTGCAAAAGCTTTGCACACTTGTATGGCGCAAggaaagggcaaaggaggaaaaagtggaagcTCT ATCAACTATCTTTTGGGCAAGATCAGAAGATAG